The DNA window CTTTCCAATAGGTTATGATCAAACTATTTCACAACCATATACCGTAGCAAGACAAACAGAACTGCTTGAAGTTAAAAAAGGCGATAAAGTATTGGAAATTGGAACCGGATCGGGTTATCAGGCTTGTGTATTAGCAGAAATGGGTGTAGATCTATATACCATAGAATCAGTGTCAGGATTATACGAACGTTCGAAAAAGATTATTTCCAGGCTAGGTTATAAAGTAAACTGTTTTTTAGGTGATGGCACACTTGGCTTGACCAAAAAAGCTCCATTTGATGGTATTATAGTAACTGCAGGTGCTCCAAAAGTTCCTGAATCATTAAAAAAACAATTGAAAATCGGAGGTAGATTAATTATTCCTGTGGGTCAACATCAAACCCAAACCATGCTTCGCGTTGTTAGAGAAACAGAAGATAAATTTAGGGAGGAAGATCATGGCATGTTCGTATTTGTTCCATTGAAGGGAAAAGAAGGCTGGTAGATCTAAATTCCTTATAATTGCACATTAAATTAATACAATGAAAAGAGTCTCTTACTCATTCACAATTACACTGATACTAATAAGTCAATTAGCACTAGGTCAGTCAGTTAAAACAATACCTTGCGCTGCAGATCAGGCCATGGAAAAGTTCTTTTTAACCAGTCCGGAAAAAAAGTCGGACTATTTAAGAGAATTATCAAGTTTCAATGAACTGGCAAAATTACAAGCAGGGACAAAAGCCAAAACTACCTTTATTGTTCCAACCGTTGTCCATGTAATTCACTTTAACGGCAATGGAAACATAAGCGATGCTCAGGTATTGGATGGAATTAATCAAATAAATGAGGATTTTAAACGTGAAAATGCTGATACCACCGATACGAGAGCTTTTTTCAAACCTTATGCCGGCTCACTCGATATAGAATTCAGACTTGCCAAAAAAGACCCTAATGGCAATTGCACAAATGGTATTGTTAGAGTAAATGATTCTAAAACCAACAATTTTGGAGGGCAAGATGCATTAATTAGCAGCTGGGACAACACGAAATATTTTAATATTTGGATCGTAAATGATATTGAAAACTTCACCGGAGGCGGTGGAGTAATTTTAGGATATGCTTATTATCCAAGTAACGGAAATAATCCTTTATATGGTCTTGTAAATCGCAACGATGCCTGGGGAAGAATAGGTAATATTATATATCAGGGAAGGACTCCAACCCACGAAGTTGGACATGCACTGAATTTAGCCCACACCTTCAATGGATCATGTGGAAGTGATTGTAGCAGTTCCGGAGATTTTGTCTGTGATACGCCCCCTGCTTCTTCACCTACTCAGGGATGTAATTTAAATTTAAATTCGTGTACAAATGATACCCAGGGCCCCTCACCTTTTACAACAGATGTAAAAAATCAAATTGAAAACTACATGTCATACGACGATTGTCAAAACATGTTTAGTCAGGGTCAGGTTGCCAGAATGACAAGTGCATTAACAAGCATAAACAATCTTGTTAATTTAACATCAACCCAAAACCTGATTAACACAGGAACCGATGACGCTTATTTTTTTACTGCACCAAATTGTGCACCGGTTGCCCAGTTTTCTGTTGATAAAAAAATCAATTGCGTTAATGGTTCATTTCAATTTGAAGATTTTTCTTTTAATGCTATTAAAGATTCAACATGGAGCTACAATTGGTCCTTTCCGGGAGGTTCACCTGCAAGTTCAAGTCTGGAAAAACCAGTTGTAACTTATAATCAGGCCGGTCAATACGATGTCAGCCTTACTGTGAGTAATATCAATGGATCATCAGCTGTCCTAACCAAAAGCAATTATATCGATATTTTAAATGGTTCGGGAAATTTTATTGCTCCTAGAAAAGTATTTTTTACAGAAGCGGGTTTTCCCGTTTATCAAAACGATCAAAGTCTTTCCTGGGATATAAATAACAAAAACAATTCTGCTTTTACATGGGAAAGAAATACCAATGCATTTTTTAGTGCTCCTGCAAGTCTGCAAATCAGAAATTTTAATAATTCAGGAAATGGAGAAAAAAATTCATTGATCAGTCCGGTTGCTGATTTAACACAAGTAAGCAATGCCTATCTCAATTTTTGGATTGCATATGCGCAAAGAAACAGTGAAGTTGAACTTTTAAATATTTCCTACAGCAATGATTGTGGGGCTACATGGAATCTTCTGAAATCAGAATTGAGTATTTATTTATACAGTCGGTCAAAAATCAGCAGTTCTGAGTTTGTTCCTCTTAACTCTAATGAATGGGCACCCTATTCATTAAATATATCAAACCTTGCAGGTCAGGATAATCTGAAATTTCAACTCGAGTTTAAATCACTTGGAGGAAATAATATTTACATTGATGATTTTGAAATTTCGCAGTCACCATTAACTCAAATAAGTAATTCAATTGAAAATCAGTATTTTAAAATTTTTCCAAATCCTTCAAGCGGTTTTTTCACAATAGAACCGGGAAATTTCTTCGGGGATAAGGGAACACAGTTTGTAGTGATAAATAATCTTGGAAAAATAGTTGCAGGTTTTACAATTGATCCCAACCAGACAGGAATAAATATCGATTTGAGTCATTTGCCAGCCGGAATGTATTTGCTTAAACCTTTAACCAATAAAAGAATAAACACAAAACTCATTATTGAATAATGATTAGTTCAAAAATTGCATCAATTTTATTTGATGAAGGCATTTACAAAATTCCTGAAGCAACGCCAGGTTCTTTAAACAAAAAATTGGACATCCATGGAAAAAGAGATAGTGTTATTCTATGTCTTTTCATCAATGATGATTTTTCTCATCCTCATGATGAGGAATTGGTTTTGGCTGAAAATATTATGAATTCAATAAAGATTGGTAAAAATGATTTCGCATGGGCCTATTCAAAATCAGCCTGGGAGAACC is part of the Hyphobacterium sp. CCMP332 genome and encodes:
- a CDS encoding protein-L-isoaspartate(D-aspartate) O-methyltransferase, yielding MMVFKDDYKHKGLRKRLVKTIQSKGIKDENVLEAISKVPRHIYFDNALLHHAYEDKAFPIGYDQTISQPYTVARQTELLEVKKGDKVLEIGTGSGYQACVLAEMGVDLYTIESVSGLYERSKKIISRLGYKVNCFLGDGTLGLTKKAPFDGIIVTAGAPKVPESLKKQLKIGGRLIIPVGQHQTQTMLRVVRETEDKFREEDHGMFVFVPLKGKEGW
- a CDS encoding T9SS type A sorting domain-containing protein; its protein translation is MKRVSYSFTITLILISQLALGQSVKTIPCAADQAMEKFFLTSPEKKSDYLRELSSFNELAKLQAGTKAKTTFIVPTVVHVIHFNGNGNISDAQVLDGINQINEDFKRENADTTDTRAFFKPYAGSLDIEFRLAKKDPNGNCTNGIVRVNDSKTNNFGGQDALISSWDNTKYFNIWIVNDIENFTGGGGVILGYAYYPSNGNNPLYGLVNRNDAWGRIGNIIYQGRTPTHEVGHALNLAHTFNGSCGSDCSSSGDFVCDTPPASSPTQGCNLNLNSCTNDTQGPSPFTTDVKNQIENYMSYDDCQNMFSQGQVARMTSALTSINNLVNLTSTQNLINTGTDDAYFFTAPNCAPVAQFSVDKKINCVNGSFQFEDFSFNAIKDSTWSYNWSFPGGSPASSSLEKPVVTYNQAGQYDVSLTVSNINGSSAVLTKSNYIDILNGSGNFIAPRKVFFTEAGFPVYQNDQSLSWDINNKNNSAFTWERNTNAFFSAPASLQIRNFNNSGNGEKNSLISPVADLTQVSNAYLNFWIAYAQRNSEVELLNISYSNDCGATWNLLKSELSIYLYSRSKISSSEFVPLNSNEWAPYSLNISNLAGQDNLKFQLEFKSLGGNNIYIDDFEISQSPLTQISNSIENQYFKIFPNPSSGFFTIEPGNFFGDKGTQFVVINNLGKIVAGFTIDPNQTGINIDLSHLPAGMYLLKPLTNKRINTKLIIE
- a CDS encoding DNA polymerase III subunit psi; translated protein: MISSKIASILFDEGIYKIPEATPGSLNKKLDIHGKRDSVILCLFINDDFSHPHDEELVLAENIMNSIKIGKNDFAWAYSKSAWENHNFEYSYIFIFAAQEHKGKNNLSLNSWSNINNSKVLKTYSLKELISDQNKKRELWACLIDFNNN